One stretch of Streptomyces hygroscopicus DNA includes these proteins:
- a CDS encoding sugar ABC transporter permease: MSVATERQDPGPAAAGVRRSGEPPGTRRPAPGTPGRGRLTGAAPYLLLLPALAVTALLLGWPLVKDGLLSFQNLNMRQLIQHLTEWNGVDNYRETLTSEDFWRVTLRSVIFTAVNVVLIMLLGTLVGLLLARLGSKMRLLLSVGLVLAWAMPPIAGTTVFQWLFAARFGVVNWVLDALGWHSMAHYNWTGSQFSTFFIITVLIVWQSIPFVAINLYAATTTIPGELYEAAALDGAGTWKSFTSVTFPFLKPFLLATTFLEVIWVFKAFTQVFAINEGGPDRLTETLPVYAFIEGVGNQHYGMGAAISVLTIVVLLALTSYYLRTVLRQEEDEL; the protein is encoded by the coding sequence ATGTCCGTAGCGACCGAACGCCAGGACCCCGGCCCGGCGGCGGCCGGGGTCCGCCGGAGCGGGGAGCCGCCAGGCACCCGCCGCCCGGCCCCGGGCACCCCCGGGCGCGGACGGCTGACCGGCGCCGCCCCGTACCTCCTGCTGCTGCCCGCGCTGGCGGTGACCGCACTGCTGCTGGGCTGGCCGCTGGTCAAGGACGGCCTGCTGTCGTTCCAGAACCTCAATATGCGGCAGCTCATCCAGCACCTCACCGAGTGGAACGGCGTCGACAACTACCGCGAGACGCTGACCAGCGAGGACTTCTGGCGCGTCACCCTGCGGTCGGTGATCTTCACCGCGGTCAACGTCGTGCTGATCATGCTGCTCGGCACCCTGGTCGGCCTGTTGCTGGCCCGCCTCGGCAGCAAGATGCGGCTGCTGCTCTCGGTCGGTCTTGTGCTCGCCTGGGCCATGCCGCCCATCGCCGGCACCACCGTCTTCCAGTGGCTCTTCGCCGCCCGCTTCGGGGTGGTCAACTGGGTCCTGGACGCGCTCGGCTGGCACTCCATGGCGCACTACAACTGGACCGGCAGCCAGTTCTCCACCTTCTTCATCATCACCGTGCTGATCGTCTGGCAGTCGATCCCCTTCGTGGCGATCAACCTCTACGCCGCGACCACCACCATCCCCGGCGAGCTCTACGAGGCGGCCGCGCTCGACGGCGCCGGCACCTGGAAGAGCTTCACCTCGGTGACGTTCCCCTTCCTCAAGCCGTTTCTGCTGGCCACGACGTTCCTCGAAGTCATCTGGGTCTTCAAGGCGTTCACCCAGGTCTTCGCGATCAACGAGGGCGGCCCCGACCGGCTCACCGAGACCCTCCCCGTCTACGCCTTCATCGAGGGCGTCGGCAACCAGCACTACGGCATGGGCGCCGCGATCTCGGTGCTGACCATCGTGGTCCTGCTGGCGCTGACCTCCTACTACCTCCGGACCGTGCTCAGGCAAGAGGAGGACGAGCTGTGA
- a CDS encoding sugar ABC transporter permease, whose product MKRSPLARLWPNATAVVLFIGFAFPVYWMFTTAFKPTSDIISEDPVWFPTGATLDHFQKAVNADHFWRLVGNSLTITLSAVGLSLLIALLASFALARMRFKGRRGFLVTFMIAQMAPWEVLVIAIYMLVRDGDMLNSLLPLTLFYMVMVLPFTILTLRAYVAAIPKELEESAMVDGCTRPQAFVRVIFPLLAPGLMATSLFGFITAWNEFPLVLILNKDPGAQTLPLWLSSFQTAFGDDWGATMAAASLFAIPILVLFLFLQRKAVGGLTSGAVKG is encoded by the coding sequence GTGAAGCGCTCGCCGCTCGCCCGGCTGTGGCCCAACGCGACCGCCGTCGTGCTCTTCATCGGCTTCGCGTTCCCCGTCTACTGGATGTTCACCACGGCCTTCAAGCCGACCTCGGACATCATTTCCGAGGACCCGGTGTGGTTCCCGACCGGAGCCACCCTGGACCACTTCCAGAAGGCCGTGAACGCCGACCACTTCTGGAGGCTGGTGGGCAACTCGCTCACCATCACCCTCTCGGCGGTCGGCCTCTCCCTGCTGATCGCGCTGCTCGCGTCGTTCGCCCTCGCCCGGATGCGGTTCAAGGGGCGCCGCGGCTTCCTGGTGACCTTCATGATCGCGCAGATGGCGCCCTGGGAAGTCCTGGTCATCGCCATCTACATGCTCGTCCGCGACGGCGACATGCTGAACAGCCTGCTTCCGCTCACCCTGTTCTACATGGTCATGGTGCTGCCCTTCACGATCCTCACGCTCCGCGCCTACGTCGCCGCGATCCCCAAGGAGCTGGAGGAGTCGGCGATGGTCGACGGCTGCACCCGACCGCAGGCGTTCGTCCGGGTGATCTTTCCGCTGCTGGCGCCCGGCCTGATGGCCACCTCGCTCTTCGGCTTCATCACGGCCTGGAACGAATTCCCGCTCGTCCTCATCCTGAACAAGGATCCGGGAGCCCAGACGCTTCCGCTGTGGCTGTCCAGCTTCCAGACCGCCTTCGGCGACGACTGGGGTGCCACCATGGCGGCGGCCTCGCTGTTCGCCATCCCGATCCTGGTTCTGTTCCTGTTTCTGCAACGCAAGGCGGTCGGTGGGCTCACTTCCGGCGCTGTGAAGGGATGA
- a CDS encoding sugar hydrolase, with protein sequence MTTLAHDSATLTRDALTVLQPGFTGTTAPDWLLRRLGEGLASVGLFGRNIASPEQLAALTAELRAERDDVLVAIDEEGGDVTRLEVRAGSSFPGNLALGAVDDPELTRAVARELGRRLAECGVNLNWAPSADVNSNPDNPVIGVRSFGAEPGLVARHTAAYIEGLQSAGVAACTKHFPGHGDTATDSHHALPRIDAGLDTLTARELVPFRAAVTAGTKAVMSAHILLPVLDPDLPATLSPAALHGLLRRPVADGGLGFDGLIVTDGMEMRAIADAYGIEHGSVMAIAAGADAICVGGGLADEDTVLRLRDALVTAVIEGRLAEERLAEAAARVRALGEWTRHSAGPRAAHGIEPAAGVGLAAARRALRVTPAGVSYEPVTGPAYVAALTPVANIAVGEETPWGVGAELARLRPGTGTATYGRQDAEARGVPALIENMLDTAADRRIVAVVRDVHRHPWMADALDALLAARPETVVVEMGVPQAPPAGALHIATHGAARVCGRAAAEVIAGIGAGDHSGD encoded by the coding sequence ATGACGACCCTCGCGCATGACTCCGCCACCCTCACCCGCGACGCTCTCACCGTTCTGCAGCCCGGTTTCACCGGCACCACCGCCCCCGACTGGCTGCTGCGGCGGCTCGGCGAGGGGCTCGCCTCGGTCGGCCTGTTCGGCCGGAACATCGCCTCGCCCGAGCAGCTCGCCGCGCTCACCGCCGAGCTGCGCGCCGAGCGTGACGACGTCCTGGTGGCCATCGACGAGGAGGGCGGCGACGTCACCCGGCTCGAGGTGCGCGCCGGCTCCTCCTTCCCCGGCAACCTGGCGCTCGGCGCCGTCGACGACCCGGAGCTGACCCGGGCCGTCGCCCGCGAGCTGGGCCGCCGCCTCGCGGAGTGCGGCGTCAACCTCAACTGGGCGCCCTCCGCCGACGTCAACTCCAACCCCGACAACCCGGTCATCGGCGTGCGCTCCTTCGGCGCCGAACCCGGGCTCGTCGCCCGGCACACCGCCGCGTACATCGAGGGCCTCCAGAGCGCCGGGGTCGCCGCCTGCACCAAGCACTTCCCCGGCCACGGCGACACCGCCACCGACTCCCACCACGCCCTGCCGCGCATCGACGCCGGACTCGACACCCTGACCGCCCGCGAACTGGTGCCCTTCCGCGCCGCCGTCACCGCCGGGACCAAGGCCGTGATGAGCGCGCACATCCTGCTGCCCGTGCTCGACCCCGACCTGCCCGCCACCCTCAGCCCCGCCGCGCTGCACGGCCTGCTGCGCCGGCCCGTGGCCGACGGCGGCCTCGGCTTCGACGGGCTGATCGTCACCGACGGCATGGAGATGCGGGCCATCGCCGACGCGTACGGCATCGAGCACGGCAGCGTCATGGCGATCGCCGCGGGCGCCGACGCCATCTGCGTGGGCGGTGGGCTCGCCGACGAGGACACCGTGCTGCGGCTGCGCGACGCGCTGGTCACGGCCGTCATCGAGGGACGGCTGGCGGAGGAGCGGCTGGCCGAGGCGGCGGCGCGGGTGCGCGCCCTGGGGGAGTGGACGCGGCACTCCGCCGGACCGCGCGCGGCGCATGGCATCGAGCCCGCCGCGGGGGTGGGGCTCGCCGCCGCGCGCCGGGCGCTCAGAGTCACCCCGGCCGGGGTGTCGTACGAGCCGGTGACCGGGCCCGCCTACGTCGCCGCCCTCACCCCGGTCGCCAACATCGCCGTCGGCGAGGAGACCCCCTGGGGCGTCGGCGCCGAACTGGCCCGGCTGCGCCCCGGCACCGGGACCGCCACTTACGGGCGACAGGACGCCGAGGCCCGGGGCGTCCCCGCGTTGATCGAAAATATGCTCGACACCGCGGCGGACCGTAGGATCGTCGCTGTGGTCCGCGATGTCCACCGGCACCCCTGGATGGCCGACGCGCTGGACGCCCTGCTCGCCGCCCGGCCGGAGACGGTCGTCGTCGAGATGGGAGTGCCCCAGGCGCCGCCCGCCGGAGCGCTGCACATCGCGACCCACGGCGCCGCCCGGGTGTGTGGACGGGCGGCGGCCGAGGTGATCGCCGGCATCGGCGCCGGTGACCACTCCGGGGACTGA
- a CDS encoding glucosamine-6-phosphate deaminase has product MSATTTAQRSDQPGRIMSGEMAEQPAVLRRILDQGAPRIREVAERIAARNPRFVLLTARGTSDNAALYAKYLLEVLLGKPCGLTSMSTTTAYGAQPDLTDVLVITVSQSGGSPDLVASTEAARAAGAITLAVTNNADSPLAAVSEFHIDVLAGPEKALPATKTYTAELLALYLFVEGLRGGDGAAAKALPDLAQQILDRQDEVRQLAARYRFAERMVLTSRGYGYPTAKEAALKLMETSYIPALSYSGADLLHGPLAMVDNISPVIAIVTEGKGGQALQPVLERLRGRGADLVVIGSASEVERASAGFALPTDGVAEELQPILEILPLQMLAYEVTIARGQDPDAPRALAKVTETR; this is encoded by the coding sequence ATGTCCGCCACGACGACGGCCCAGCGCAGCGACCAGCCGGGCCGGATCATGTCCGGCGAGATGGCCGAGCAGCCCGCCGTGCTGCGCCGCATCCTCGACCAGGGCGCCCCGCGGATCCGCGAGGTCGCGGAGCGGATCGCCGCCCGCAACCCGCGCTTCGTCCTGCTCACCGCCCGGGGCACCTCGGACAACGCGGCGCTGTACGCCAAGTACCTGCTCGAGGTGCTGCTCGGCAAGCCGTGCGGTCTGACCTCCATGTCCACCACCACCGCGTACGGCGCCCAGCCGGACCTCACCGATGTGCTGGTGATCACCGTCAGCCAGTCCGGCGGCTCCCCGGACCTGGTGGCCTCCACCGAGGCCGCCCGCGCGGCCGGTGCGATCACCCTCGCGGTGACCAACAACGCCGACTCGCCGCTCGCGGCCGTCTCCGAGTTCCACATCGACGTCCTGGCCGGGCCGGAGAAGGCGCTGCCCGCGACCAAGACCTACACCGCCGAACTCCTCGCCCTCTACCTCTTCGTGGAGGGGCTGCGCGGCGGCGACGGCGCGGCCGCCAAGGCGCTGCCCGACCTCGCCCAGCAGATCCTCGACCGCCAGGACGAGGTCCGGCAGCTCGCGGCGCGCTACCGCTTCGCCGAGCGGATGGTCCTCACCTCCCGGGGCTACGGCTATCCGACCGCCAAGGAAGCCGCCCTGAAGCTGATGGAGACCAGCTACATCCCGGCGCTCTCCTACTCCGGCGCCGATCTGCTGCACGGTCCGCTCGCCATGGTCGACAACATCTCGCCGGTGATCGCGATCGTCACCGAGGGCAAGGGCGGCCAGGCGCTGCAGCCGGTCCTGGAGCGGCTGCGGGGCCGGGGCGCCGACCTCGTCGTCATCGGCAGCGCGTCGGAGGTGGAGCGGGCCTCGGCGGGGTTCGCCCTGCCGACGGACGGGGTCGCCGAGGAGCTCCAGCCGATCCTGGAGATCCTCCCGCTGCAGATGCTGGCGTACGAGGTGACGATCGCGCGCGGCCAGGACCCGGACGCGCCGCGGGCGTTGGCGAAGGTGACGGAGACCCGCTGA
- a CDS encoding ATPase, whose amino-acid sequence MNDLVRQHTALDDSDLEWLHLLVSEWQLLSDLSFADLVLWVPTSDGTRYVSVAQMRPNTGPTSYQDDMVGHLVPRGRRPMLDAAHDEGRIVREGDPEWREEVPVRVESIPVRRESRVLGVIARNTNLLTVRTPSRLELTYLQSASDLAQMIAAGSFPFPNQQVDMDASPRAGDGLIRLDADGVVQYASPNALSAYHRLGLAADLVGHHLGKTTAELAPVRGPVDEALVKLASGWAPREFEVEGGDGVIQLRAIPLKPKGLHVGSLVLLRDVTELRRRERELITKDATIREIHHRVKNNLQTVAALLRLQARRMDSAQGREALNEAVRRVGSIAIVHETLSQNLDERVEFDDIADRVLAMVAEISPGKVTGRRTGRFGILDAEVATPLSMVLTEVLQNALEHGFGPGEQGTVEVTAVRGGSGEESRLVVTVQDDGRGLPEGFDPQRAGNLGLQIVRTLVEGELGGTFDMVPAPERGTRVVLDFPVRAEKH is encoded by the coding sequence ATGAACGACCTCGTCCGCCAGCACACCGCACTCGACGACTCCGACCTCGAGTGGCTCCATCTGCTGGTCTCGGAGTGGCAGCTCCTCTCCGACCTCTCGTTCGCCGATCTCGTGCTGTGGGTCCCCACCAGCGACGGCACCCGGTATGTCTCGGTGGCGCAGATGCGGCCGAACACCGGGCCCACCTCCTACCAGGACGACATGGTCGGCCATCTCGTCCCCCGCGGCCGCCGTCCCATGCTCGACGCCGCCCACGACGAAGGCCGGATCGTCCGGGAGGGCGACCCCGAGTGGCGCGAGGAGGTGCCGGTCCGGGTGGAGTCCATCCCGGTCCGGCGGGAGAGCCGGGTCCTCGGGGTGATCGCGCGGAACACCAATCTGCTGACCGTACGGACCCCCAGCCGGCTGGAGCTCACCTATCTCCAGAGCGCGTCCGACCTCGCCCAGATGATCGCCGCCGGATCGTTTCCGTTCCCCAATCAGCAGGTCGACATGGACGCGTCACCGCGTGCGGGCGACGGGCTGATCCGGCTCGACGCGGACGGGGTGGTCCAGTACGCGAGCCCCAACGCGCTCTCCGCTTATCACCGCCTCGGGCTCGCCGCCGATCTCGTCGGCCACCATCTGGGCAAGACCACCGCCGAACTCGCCCCGGTGCGCGGCCCGGTGGACGAGGCGCTGGTCAAGCTGGCCAGCGGCTGGGCGCCCCGGGAGTTCGAGGTCGAGGGCGGCGACGGGGTGATCCAGCTACGGGCCATTCCGCTCAAGCCCAAGGGGCTGCACGTCGGCTCGCTCGTCCTGCTCAGGGACGTCACCGAACTGCGCCGCCGCGAGCGCGAGTTGATCACCAAGGACGCCACCATCCGGGAGATCCACCACCGGGTGAAGAACAACCTCCAGACGGTGGCCGCCCTGTTGCGGCTGCAGGCCCGCCGGATGGATTCGGCGCAGGGGCGGGAGGCGCTCAACGAGGCGGTGCGCAGGGTCGGCTCGATCGCGATCGTCCATGAGACCCTCTCCCAGAACCTGGATGAGCGGGTCGAGTTCGACGATATAGCCGATCGGGTGCTGGCCATGGTGGCCGAGATATCGCCCGGAAAGGTGACCGGCCGCCGCACCGGACGATTCGGCATCCTCGACGCCGAGGTCGCCACCCCGCTGTCCATGGTCCTGACCGAGGTGCTGCAGAACGCGCTGGAGCACGGCTTCGGACCGGGGGAGCAGGGCACGGTCGAGGTCACGGCGGTGCGCGGTGGCAGCGGTGAGGAGAGCCGGCTGGTGGTGACCGTCCAGGACGACGGGCGCGGGCTGCCCGAGGGGTTCGACCCCCAGCGGGCCGGAAACCTGGGCCTGCAGATCGTCCGCACCCTGGTGGAGGGGGAGCTGGGCGGGACGTTCGACATGGTGCCCGCCCCGGAGCGCGGCACCCGTGTGGTGCTGGACTTCCCGGTGCGTGCCGAGAAGCACTGA
- a CDS encoding WhiB family transcriptional regulator, translating to MDWRHNAVCREEDPELFFPIGNTGPALLQIEEAKAVCRRCPVMEQCLQWALESGQDSGVWGGMSEDERRAMKRRAARNRARNASA from the coding sequence ATGGACTGGCGTCACAACGCCGTTTGCCGCGAGGAAGACCCCGAGCTGTTCTTCCCCATCGGCAACACCGGTCCTGCGCTGCTGCAGATCGAGGAAGCCAAGGCCGTCTGCCGCCGCTGCCCCGTCATGGAGCAGTGCCTGCAGTGGGCGCTTGAGTCCGGCCAGGACTCCGGCGTCTGGGGTGGAATGAGCGAGGACGAGCGCCGCGCCATGAAGCGCCGTGCCGCTCGCAACCGGGCACGCAACGCCAGCGCCTGA
- a CDS encoding DeoR family transcriptional regulator produces MRALLVVNPAATTTSARTRDVLFHALASDLKLDVVTTEYRGHARDLARRAVDGGTHELVVALGGDGTVNEVVNGLLHHGPAPRELPRLAVVPGGSTNVFARALGLPNDAVEATGALLDALRDGTERTVGLGLAAGTPGTPDESVPARWFTFCAGLGFDASVIGRVEQQRERGKRSTHALYIRQMVRQFIGEPHRRQGAITIRRPGQDPIEGLALSIVCNTSPWTFLGNRPVYASPQASFDTALDVLGLTKLSTSAVTRYATQLLMSTPERGPRGKHVVGLHDVEDFTLQSQAPLPFQMDGDHLGLRTSVTFTGVRRALRVIV; encoded by the coding sequence ATGCGCGCGCTCCTTGTGGTCAATCCGGCAGCAACCACCACCAGTGCCCGCACTCGGGATGTTCTGTTCCACGCGCTCGCCAGCGATCTCAAGCTGGACGTGGTGACCACCGAGTACCGGGGCCATGCGCGCGATCTGGCCCGGCGGGCGGTCGACGGCGGCACTCATGAACTGGTCGTGGCGCTGGGCGGCGACGGCACCGTCAACGAGGTCGTCAACGGACTGCTCCACCACGGCCCCGCCCCGCGTGAATTGCCCCGGCTCGCGGTCGTCCCGGGCGGCTCCACCAATGTCTTCGCCCGCGCGCTGGGGCTGCCCAATGACGCCGTCGAGGCGACCGGCGCCCTGTTGGACGCGCTGCGGGACGGCACCGAGCGCACCGTGGGCCTCGGACTCGCGGCCGGCACCCCCGGCACCCCGGACGAGTCGGTCCCGGCCCGCTGGTTCACCTTCTGCGCCGGGCTCGGCTTCGACGCGAGCGTCATCGGCCGGGTCGAGCAGCAGCGCGAGCGCGGCAAGCGGTCCACCCACGCGCTCTACATACGCCAGATGGTGCGGCAGTTCATCGGGGAGCCGCATCGGCGGCAGGGCGCCATCACCATTCGGCGGCCGGGCCAGGACCCGATCGAGGGGCTGGCGCTGTCGATAGTCTGCAACACCTCCCCGTGGACGTTTCTCGGCAACCGCCCGGTCTACGCGTCCCCCCAGGCGTCCTTCGACACCGCCCTCGACGTGCTGGGACTCACCAAGCTGTCGACGTCGGCGGTGACCCGCTACGCCACCCAGCTGCTGATGTCGACGCCCGAGCGCGGCCCCCGCGGCAAGCATGTGGTGGGGCTCCACGATGTGGAGGACTTCACCTTGCAATCCCAGGCGCCACTGCCGTTCCAGATGGACGGTGACCATCTGGGACTGCGTACGAGCGTGACGTTCACAGGCGTACGCCGTGCACTGCGTGTGATTGTGTGA
- a CDS encoding membrane protein: MSSKKSATAKKAQRATARKATERKATAQQATARPDAEAAAKATAAADDAPTGPRPTRLTAAALLAAAEGVVLLGFGVYVLIMGLTGDPESPQQAEMLGVTVVALALLPLLAARGLWLRRRWSRGPAMITQLMALPVAWTLVQNGGGLIAAGVVTAIAALAVLALLINPTATEALGIGPRDA; encoded by the coding sequence GTGAGCAGTAAGAAGTCCGCTACCGCGAAGAAGGCACAGAGGGCCACGGCGCGGAAGGCGACCGAGCGGAAGGCCACGGCGCAGCAGGCCACGGCCCGGCCGGACGCCGAGGCCGCCGCCAAGGCGACCGCTGCCGCCGACGACGCGCCCACCGGGCCCCGCCCCACCCGGCTGACCGCCGCCGCGCTGCTGGCCGCCGCGGAGGGCGTGGTGCTGCTGGGCTTCGGCGTCTACGTACTGATCATGGGGCTGACCGGAGACCCGGAGAGCCCCCAGCAGGCGGAGATGCTCGGGGTCACGGTGGTCGCGCTGGCCCTGCTGCCGCTGCTGGCGGCCCGCGGGCTGTGGCTGCGACGCCGCTGGAGCCGCGGCCCCGCGATGATCACTCAGCTCATGGCGCTGCCGGTGGCCTGGACGCTGGTGCAGAACGGCGGCGGGCTCATCGCCGCCGGGGTGGTCACCGCCATCGCGGCCCTCGCCGTCCTGGCGCTGCTGATCAACCCGACGGCGACCGAGGCCCTGGGCATCGGCCCCCGCGACGCCTAG
- a CDS encoding RNA polymerase sigma factor yields the protein MDQHEQVHQQHDPHDRSGARAMFLELRGLPEGSTERAELRNNLVRMHLPLVEHLARRFRNRGEPLDDLTQVATIGLIKSVDRFDPDRGVEFSTYATPTVVGEIKRHFRDKGWAVRVPRRLQELRLSLTTATAELSQRHGRAPTVHELAQQLSISEEEVLEGLESANAYSTLSLDVPDTDDESPAVADTLGAEDEALEGVEYRESLKPLLEDLPPREKKILLLRFFGNMTQSQIAQEVGISQMHVSRLLARTLAQLRDKLLVEE from the coding sequence ATGGATCAGCACGAGCAGGTGCATCAGCAGCACGATCCACATGACCGGAGCGGCGCGCGGGCGATGTTCCTCGAGCTGCGCGGGCTGCCGGAAGGCTCCACCGAGCGGGCCGAGCTGCGCAACAACCTCGTGCGTATGCATCTGCCGTTGGTGGAGCACCTGGCCCGGCGCTTCCGCAACCGCGGTGAGCCGCTGGACGACCTCACCCAGGTCGCCACCATCGGGCTCATCAAATCCGTGGACCGGTTCGACCCGGACCGCGGGGTGGAGTTCTCGACCTATGCGACACCCACGGTCGTCGGCGAGATCAAGCGCCACTTCCGCGACAAGGGCTGGGCGGTGCGGGTGCCGCGCCGGCTGCAGGAGCTGCGGCTGTCACTGACCACGGCCACCGCGGAGCTCTCCCAGCGCCATGGCCGCGCCCCGACCGTCCATGAGCTGGCCCAGCAGCTGTCCATCTCCGAGGAGGAGGTGCTGGAGGGGCTGGAGTCCGCCAATGCCTACAGCACCCTGTCCCTTGACGTACCGGATACGGACGACGAGTCCCCGGCGGTCGCCGACACCCTCGGCGCGGAGGACGAGGCGCTGGAAGGCGTCGAGTACCGCGAATCGCTCAAACCGCTGCTGGAGGACCTGCCGCCGCGCGAGAAGAAGATCCTGCTGCTGCGCTTCTTCGGCAATATGACGCAGTCGCAGATCGCTCAGGAGGTCGGCATCTCCCAGATGCATGTCTCCCGGCTACTGGCCCGCACACTCGCGCAGTTGCGCGACAAGTTGCTGGTCGAGGAGTAG
- a CDS encoding anti-sigma regulatory factor has protein sequence MSQIAGEPGTQDFVEVRLPAAGAYLSVLRTATAGLAARLDFTLDEIEDLRIAVDEACAILLQQAVSGSVLSCVFRLIDDALQVTVSAPTTDGRAPERDTFAWTVLSALAGKVDSTVAEDRTVSISLYKERGAGPGQP, from the coding sequence GTGTCCCAGATCGCAGGCGAGCCCGGGACCCAGGACTTCGTGGAAGTCCGGCTGCCCGCTGCGGGTGCCTATCTGTCGGTGCTGCGTACGGCGACCGCCGGCCTCGCAGCCCGCTTGGACTTCACCCTCGACGAAATCGAGGATCTGCGTATCGCCGTAGACGAGGCATGCGCGATCCTGCTGCAGCAAGCCGTGTCCGGCAGTGTGCTGAGCTGCGTCTTCCGCTTGATCGACGACGCACTGCAGGTCACCGTCTCGGCGCCCACCACTGACGGCCGCGCCCCCGAGCGCGACACCTTCGCCTGGACGGTGCTCTCCGCACTGGCGGGCAAGGTGGACTCGACCGTGGCCGAGGACCGAACGGTCAGCATCAGCCTGTACAAGGAGCGCGGCGCCGGCCCCGGACAGCCGTGA
- a CDS encoding N-acetyltransferase GCN5, with amino-acid sequence MIRSAKPSDVPAIHAMIRELADYERAPQEAKATEEQLREALFGAHPAVFALIAEETGGAGEPGGPVGFALWFRNFSTWTGTHGVYLEDLYVTPRARGGGHGKALVAELARICVERGYARFEWSVLDWNEPAIGFYAALGAEPMDEWTVRRLSGEPLRGLAAQAMGTAVTSDYLSEATSLSN; translated from the coding sequence ATGATCCGATCAGCGAAGCCGTCCGACGTCCCGGCGATCCATGCGATGATCCGCGAGCTGGCGGACTACGAGCGGGCTCCGCAGGAGGCGAAGGCCACCGAGGAGCAGCTGCGCGAGGCGCTCTTCGGGGCGCATCCCGCGGTGTTCGCGCTGATCGCCGAGGAGACCGGTGGCGCCGGAGAGCCCGGCGGGCCGGTGGGGTTCGCCCTGTGGTTCCGTAACTTCTCCACCTGGACAGGCACCCATGGCGTGTATCTGGAGGACCTGTACGTCACCCCGCGGGCCCGCGGCGGCGGCCACGGCAAGGCGCTGGTCGCCGAGCTGGCGCGGATCTGCGTGGAGCGGGGCTATGCCCGCTTCGAATGGTCGGTGCTCGACTGGAACGAGCCCGCGATCGGCTTCTATGCCGCGCTCGGCGCGGAGCCGATGGATGAATGGACGGTGCGCAGGCTCTCGGGAGAGCCACTGCGAGGGCTGGCCGCTCAGGCCATGGGCACCGCCGTGACCAGCGATTACCTGAGTGAGGCGACATCTCTTTCGAATTGA